The proteins below are encoded in one region of Ostrea edulis chromosome 3, xbOstEdul1.1, whole genome shotgun sequence:
- the LOC130053524 gene encoding ankyrin repeat domain-containing protein 17-like, which translates to MLNGNTPLTAASRAGYVSVIHELVNVGANVNLQDNSENTPLTAARKAGRMLVIQELVKMGAVVNLQYNPRNTPLTAASKAGHVSVVEELLKVGVDVNLQDNPGNTPFTAASKAEHVSVLKVLVKVGADVNLQDNPGNTPLTAASKAGHVSVVEELVKLQVKEDVIVVDKLVKVGTDVNLQDNDGNSPLKAASKAGHVSVVEELVKAGADINLQNYDGDTPLTAACELGHVSVVVELVKAEADVNLLDNELVKAGADINLQDNDGNTPLTVACEGGHLSVVEELLKVGRRRALEHVHK; encoded by the exons ATGTTAAACGGGAATACACCActgacagctgcaagtagggcAGGATATGTGAGTGTGATACATGAGCTGGTGAATGTGGGGGCTaatgtcaatctacaggataATTCCGAGAATACACCACTCACAGCAGCACGTAAGGCAGGACGTATGCTTGTGATACAGGAGCTGGTGAAGATGGGGGCTGTTGTCAATCTACAGTATAATCCAAGGAATACACCACTCACTGCTGCAAGTAAGGCGGGACATGTGAGTGTGGTGGAGGAGCTGTTGAAGGTGGGTgttgatgtcaatctacaggataATCCCGGGAATACACCATTCACAGCTGCAAGTAAGGCAGAACATGTGAGTGTGTTGAAAGTGCTGGTGAAGGTGGGTGCTGATGTGAATCTACAGGATAATCCCGGGAATACACCACTCACAGCTGCAAGTAAGGCAGGACATGTGAGTGtggtggaggagctggtgaag CTGCAAGTAAAGGAGGACGTGATTGTGGTGGACAAGCTGGTGAAGGTGGGgactgatgtcaatctacaggataATGACGGGAATAGTCCTCTGAAAGCTGCAAGTAAGGCAGGACATGTGAGTGtggtggaggagctggtgaaggcgggaGCTGATATCAATCTACAGAATTATGACGGGGATACACCACTGACAGCTGCATGTGAGTTAGGGCATGTGAGTGTGGTAGTAGAGCTTGTGAAGGCAgaggctgatgtcaatctactgGATAAT GAGCTGGTAAAGGCGGGGGCTGATATCAATCTACAGGATAATGACGGGAATACACCTCTGACAGTTGCATGCGAGGGAGGACATCTGAGTGTGGTGGAGGAGCTGTTGAAGGTGGGGCGAAGAAGAGCTCTGGAACATGTTCACAAATGA